CTCTACGCGGCGTGCGAGGGCCAGCCGCCGTTCGGGCTGTCGGAAAACACGCTGAGCCTGCTGCACGCGGTCGCGGCCGGGCAGATCAACCCGCCGCGCCAGTCCGGCCCGCTGGCCAGCGTGCTGGCGGTGCTGCTGCACCCGGAGATCGAGCACCGGCCGACCGCCGAAGAGTGCGAAGAGCTGCTGGCGGCCGTCGCCCGGGGTGAGCTGCCGCTCGGCGGCCCGTCGGACGAGACCATGATGGCGCCGTCCGCGGGCGTGCTGGGCGCGGCGGCCGTCGCGGACCCGAACGCGACCCAGATGTTCGACGAGGTCCCCGCGGGCCACTCCGGCAGCCTGCTCGACGGCCAGGCGCCGACGCAGGCCGTGCCGTACTACGACGAGGACGACTACCCGGAAGGCACCGGCTACCCGGAGGACGACTACGACGGGTACGGCCACTACCGCGAGGACGACCAGCAGTACGCGGCCGGGGGCGTGCCGCCCGGCTTGGCCGCGACCCGCGCGGTGCCGGTGCCGCCGCACGAGCAGGGCCCGTACGCGGACGACCGGTACGACGACTACGACGACGAGCCGGCCTCGCCGCCCCCGCCGCGGCGCCCGCAGACCAGCCCGGCCGACGATGACGACGAGAAGCCCGGCGCCTGGAAGCGCCCGGCGATCATCGGCGGCATCGTGGTCGTGGGCCTGGTCGCGCTGGTCGTCTGGCTGCTGAGCCCGAACAACCCGGAAGCGCCGGCGGCGCCGATCTCGAGCACCAAGCCGACCCCGGTTGCGACGTCGGAGTCGCAGCCGTCGACGACGGAGGAGCCGACCAGCACGGCGGACGTGCCGCCGCCGGTGGAAGAGACGACCTCGTCAAAGCGCACGACTTCGCGGCAAACCGAGCCGGAAAAGACCACAACGCCGTCCAAGACGACCTCGTCGAAGCCGACGACCTCGGCATCGGAGCCGACCTCGCCGAGCAGTGAAACCTCCGTACCGACCTCTCCTCCGGCTGGCTGACGATCGAGGATCAGATTTGAGTTCCGAAGGCACCATCGTCGGTGGCCGGTTCCGGCTGGACCAGCCGATCGGCCGCGGCCGCGCGGGCATCGTGTGGCTGGCGTTCGACACGCGGCTGTTCCGCACCGTCGCGATGAAGCGGATGTACCTGCCCGTCGGCGCCGGCGACCGCGCCGAGCAGGCGCGCGCGGGCGCCATGCAGGAGGGCAAGGACGCGGCCCGGATCGAGCACCCCAGCGCGATCAAGGTGTTCGACGTGCTGCCCGACGGCCAGGACGTCTGGCTGGTGATGGAGTACATCCCGTCGCGCAGCATGGCGACGTTCCTCGCCGAGCACGGCCGGCTCACCCCCGACCAGGCGGCGCAGCTCGGGATCCAGCTCGGCAACGCGCTCACCGCGATCCACGCGGCCGGCTTCGTGCACCGCACGCTCGAGCCGGGCACGGTCCTGCTGGCCGACGACGGCGGCGTGAAGCTCACCGACATCGGCATCAGCGGCGGCGGGCCCCACGCGGCGTACGTCGCGCCGGAGGTCGCGCGGGGACTGCCGCCGACGCCGGCCGCGGACGTCTTCTCCCTGGGCGCGACGCTGTACACGTCCGTCGAGGGCGTGCCGCCCTTCGGGGACGACGGGCAGTCGTCCGAGCGGCCGGCGCAGAACGCGGGCGTGCTGACCGCGGCGCTGCGCAAGATGCTGCGGACCGACCCGACGACGCGGCCGACGATGGCGGACACCGTCCGCTCACTGAGCGCGATCACCGAAGGCCGCGAAACGGCGTTCATCCCGCCGACCGCGCCCGGGCTCCAGCCGCCCCCGCCCCCGCCGTTCAACCCGGGGCTGGCGGCCGCGGGACCGCCGATGCCGCCGTCGGGACCGCAGTTCCAGCAGCAGCTCCCGGTCGCCGCGCCCGGCTACTCCTCGGCGGAGGAGACGCAACGGATGCAGCCGGTACCGCAGCCGACGCAGTACGTGCCGGGACCGCAGCCGCAGGCACAAGCACAGGCGTGGAACCTGCCGGTGTCGAAGAAGACGCTGATCACCGTGGCCGCGATCCTCGGGGCCGTGCTGATCGGCATCCTCGTCTCGGAGCTCTTCTTCGTCTAGGCGACCTTGGCGGTCGCCGCGCGCATGGCTTCGAGCAGCGTGTGGACGGCCGGGTGGCCCCACGCCCGGGACGCGACCGCCGCGTGGATCGCGCGGACCGGCTCCGGGTTGCGGATCTTGCGGACGACGACGCCGGGGTGCTGCGCACCGAGCCCGAGCTCCGGGATCAGGCCGACGCCGATGCCGGCGGCGACGAACCCCTGCGCCGTCTGGTAGTCCTCGGACTCGACCACGACGTTCGGCGCGAACCCGGCGGACGCGCAGGCGCTTTCGAGGATGTCGCGGCAGATGCCCGGCAGGCCGTCGACGCCGACCCACGGCTCCTCGGCGAACTCCGTCAGGTCGAGCACGCGCTTGCGGGCCAGCGGGTGGGTCTTCGGCAGCACGGCCCGGTACGGGTCGTCGAGCAGGTGGACGAGCTCGACGCCCTTGCGGGGCGGCCTCTTGCGCGGGAAGACGGTGATCGCGACGTCGGCGTCGCCGGATTCGACGTCCGTCATGGGGTCGTCCGGCTCGACCAGCTTGAGGTCCAGGCGGACGCCGGGGTGCTCGCGGCGGACCGCGGCGATGGCGGGCGGGACCAGGGACGCGCCGGCCGTCGCGAAGTAGCGGATGGCGACGCGGCCGATGCGGCCTTCCTTGAGCTCGGTCAGCGCCGCCTCGGCCTTCGCGAGCTCGGTGCTCAGCGTCTCGGCGTGCTCGGACAGCAGCGCGCCCGCCGGCGTCGGCCGGACCCCGCGGCCGACGCGTTCGAGCAGTTCGATGCCGGCTTCGCGCTCCAGCGCCGACAGCTGCTGGCTGATCGCGGACGGCGTGTAGCCGAGGTTGCGGGCCGCGGCGGTGATCGACCCGCTGGTGATCACGGCGCGCAGGACCTGCATGCGGCGGACGTCGAGCATGCCCTTGATCGTACAGCTGGGCTTAAGCGTCCCTGCAGTTAATTTCGCTTGTCCTTACGTCTCGGCGGGGCGAAGCTGGCGCTTGATCGGAGAAGGAGGACTGGGTGGGCGAGACGAAGACCCTGCTGAGGATCGGCGCACTGGCGTTGATGTGGGGCTCGAGCTTCTTCTGGATCAAGCTGGGGCTGGGGATGTTCTCGCCGGTGCAGCTGGTGCTGGCGCGGCTCGTGCTCGGCGCGGCGATGCTGCTGGTGCTGTGCCGGCTGCAGCGGGCCCGCCTGCCCCGCGACCGGCGGATGTGGGGTCACCTCGCCGTCGCGGCGTTCTTCCACAACGCGCTGCCGTTCCTGCTGTTCGCGATCGGCGAGACGACCGTCGACTCGGGGATCACCGGGGTGCTGAACTCGACGACGCCGCTGTGGGTGCTGCTCGCGGCGCCGATGATGGGGACGTCGTCGCGGATGACCGGGACGCGGCTGGCGGGGCTGCTCGTGGGTCTCGGCGGGATCCTGCTGATCTTCGCGCCGTGGCAGGCGTCGGGGCTGCTGAGCTGGGGCGCGCTGGCGTGCCTCGCGGCGGCGGCGAGCTACGGCTTCGCGTTCGTCTACGAGGGCAAGTACCTGTCGTCTTCGACGTCTTCGCCGTACGCGATCTCCGCCGGGCAGATGGTGCTGGCCAGCGGGATGCTGGTGCTGGCGCTGCCGGCGGGCGGGTTCACTCCGGTGCACGTCTCCGCCGGGCCGCTGCTGGCGGTCCTGGTGCTGGGCATCGGGTCGACGGGCATCGCGTTCGCGCTGAACTACCAGCTCCTGGCGAGCGAGGGCGCGGTCGCGGCGTCGGTGGTCGGGTACCTGCTGCCGGTGGTCTCGGTGCTGCTGGGCGCGGTGTTCCTGGGCGAGCACCTGAACCTGCGGGTGATCGCGGGCATGGTGGTCGTCCTCGGCGGGGTCGCGCTGACCCGCCTCCCGAAGCCGGGGCGAGTGGCCGTGGAAGTGCCCGGTGACCAAGCGGATGGGCTTGGTGACGACACCACCGGGCGCGCGCCGCGGCCGCTCGCTCCTCTGGCGGACTGAGGGTCAGACGAGGCGGCGGTCGGAGGCCCAGCGGGAGAGCTCGTAGCGGTTCGAGAGCTGGGTCTTCCGCAGGACGCTCGACACGTGCGTCTCGACGGTCTTCACCGAGATGAACAGCTCCGACGCGATCTCCTTGTACGCGTACCCGCGCGCGAGCAGGCGCAGGACGTCGCGCTCTCGGGGAGTCAGCAGGTCCAGCTCCGGGTCGCTGATCGGCGCCGAGCCCGGGCGGTCGGCGAACGCGTCCAGGACGAAGCCCGCCAGGCGCGGGGAGAACACCGCGTCGCCGTCCGCGACGCGGACCACCGCGCGGACCAGCTCCTTCGACGAGATCGTCTTCGTCACGTACCCGCGGGCGCCCGCGCGGATGACCGCGATGACGTCCTCCGCCGCGTCGGAGACCGACAGCGCCAGGAACACCACGTCCGGCAGCTCCGGACGGACGCGGCGCAGCACCTCGGCGCCGCCGCCGTCGGGCATGTGGACGTCGAGCAGCACCACCTGGGGCTTGGTCCGCGCGATCCCGGCGACCGCTTCGGCCACCGAGCCGGCCTCGCCGACTACGCGGACTTCGTCGGTGATCGAGTCGAGCTCGGTGCGGACCCCGGCGCGGAACAGCGCGTGGTCGTCGACGAGGAACACCTTGACCGGTTCTCGCTGGCTGTCCGTCACGACTCTCCCTCGCTAGCCCTGAGCCCCGAGCATAGCCGCCTCACGCGGCCCCCTTGCCCGCTTTCACCGGCATGGCGAGCTGCACTTCGGTGCCCTCCCCCGGCGCGGTGCGCACCTTGCACGTGCCGCCGTGCCGGGTCATCCGGCCGCGGATCGAGTCGGCGAGCCCGTGGCGGTCGTCGGGGACGAGGTCCGGGTCGAAGCCCTTGCCGCGGTCGCGGACGAACACCGTCACCGACGTCGGCTCGACCTCGGCGAAGACGCTGACCTCCTCGACACCGGCGTGCTTGGCGGCGTTGACGATCGCCTCCCGCGCGGCCTGGACCAGCGCCACCAGCGAGTCGTCCAGCTCGGCGTCGCCGACGACGACCTGGCCGACGGAGATCGCGAACGTGTCCTCGACCTCGCCGCACGCCGTCGCGAGCGCTTCGGACAGCTGCCCGGTCGTCGCGGTTTCCTCGTCCATCTCGGCCGGCTTGCCGTAGCCGTTCGGGCCGTAGAGCCAGCCGCGCAGCTCGCGTTCCTGGCTGCGGGCCAGCCGAGCGACCTCGCGCGGCTGCTCGCTCTGCTTCTGGATCAGCGCGAGCGTCTGCAGGACGGAGTCGTGCAGGTGCGCGGCGATCTCGGCGCGTTCGTCGGTGCGGATGCGGGCCTTGCGCTCGTCGGAGAGGTCCCGGACCAGCCGCAGCCAGAACGGGATGGTCAGGACGGCGACGCCGATGAGCGTCGCGATGACGGCGATCAGGGCGAACTGGACCTGGTCGAGGCTGCCGCTGCGGAGCGCGACGACGCCGATGCCGGTGATCACCAGCGCGACGCCGGCGACGATCCGGATCGCCGCCGACCAGCCGCCCCCGCCGAGGAACGCCCCCGCGAAGCCGTCCTTGGCGCCGACCCGCCAGCGGCGGCGCTGCGATTCGTCGGCCTCGCGCCAGACGACCGCGAGACCGATCATCGCGACGGCGAGCGGCACGGCGACCCAGCCGCTGATGAACCCGGTGAGCGTGCCGCTGGCGACGGCCAGGCCGACGCCGAGCGCGATCAGGCCGAACGCCTGCTGGCGCTCCTTCGACGTGGGTGCCTTCGCGGTCTCTTCGGTCTGCTGCTGGACGAACACCCAGAGGAGCCCGTAGGCGAGCAGGCCGGCTCCGTTGAGGGCGGCGAGCAGCGCGAAGGCCGTCCGCACCCAGACGACGGGCACCCCGAGGTGATCGGCGAGCCCACCGGCGACCCCGGCGATCGCCCGTCCGGACCGGCGCCGGAACATCTTGGGCTTGTCCGGGATGGCCACCTGGTCGGTGGCGACGTGGTCGAGGGCTTCCTGCACGTGGTCCATGGTCACACGCAGGGGCGTGGGGTTCCATCGGGGAAGTCCCTGATCCGGCCCCGGGCCGGGAACCCCTCTCCGGGAAACCTCAGGGACCATCCCGGATGTCCGCCGATCCCGCGTGCCGCATGCTCTTCGGTATGAGTGGTGCGAGTGAGACACGGGCACCGAAGCCGAATCCGTTGAACGGCTTCGAGGAGACCGTGAAGGACTTCTGGGTCAGCCGGCCCCGGCGGCCGCACGCCGGGCGGAAGGTGGCCGGCGTGGCCGCCGCCATCGGGTACCGGTACGGGATCGATCCCGTCGTCGTGCGGATCGCCCTCGTGGTCGCCACGATCTTCGGTGGCTTCGGCGTTCCCTTCTACCTGCTGGGGTGGCTCTTCCTGCCGGGCGAGAGCGACGAGGTGTCCGGCTTCGAAGGCCTGATCGGGCGCGGCCGGTCGTCGGTGTCGCCCGCCTTCGCCGTCGTTCTCAGCGTGCTCACCGTCATCAGCATCGGGGGCAGCTTCAGCGGCTCGTGGTTCGACGGTGGCGGCCTGATCAGCTTCGCCCTCATCGCCATCGCGCTCTACCTGCTGCACCGCAACCGCGGCCAGGAGAACCGGCCCACCCCGGTCGTCTCGCGAGCGCACTCGACCGCCTTCACCGGGAACGGAGCCTTCACCATGACCGACACCGCGACCGCGGCCGCGGAGGCGAAGCCGGGGTGGGACCCGCTCGCCGCCGACCCGGCCGGCTGGGACCTGCCCGAGCCGCCGTCCGCGCAGCCGCCGTCTCCGGCGCCGCCGGCGTACCGGCGGCCCGAGCGGCGCCGCAACTCCAAGGTCGGCTCGGTGACCTTCGCGCTGGCCGTGCTGACGGCCGGCGGGGGTGTGCTGGCGAACCTCAACGGTTTCGACTGGTTCTCCGCGCAGCACATCATCGGGCTGGTGCTCGGGGTGGTCGGGATCGGCCTGGTCACCGGGGCGTTCGCCCGCGGCGGACGCGGCCTGATCGGGCTCGCCGTCCCGCTGGCGATCGCCGGGATGGTCCTGACGACCGTGCCGTTCGAGAACTTCGACTTCCGCGGCGGGACGGGCGACCTCAAGGTGACCCCGCACTCCGTGACCGACGTGCAGCCGCTCTACCAGCACGCCGCGGGCAACATCGACCTCGACCTGACCGAGCTGCCGGCCGGCTCCCCGATCACCACGAACGTGGTCAACGGCGCGGGCGACACCAAGGTCATCGTGCCGGACACGGCGGACGTCACCTACGACTGCCACACCGGTGCCGGCTCGACGGAGTGCTTCGACCGCTCCACCGACGGCATCAGCCAGGACGCGCTGACCGGGACCGACTACGGCACCGACGGCCCCGGCGGCCAGAAGATCACCCTGCACGTGAAGAACAGCGTGGGCAACGTGGAGGTGCGCCGTGGCTGACCAGAACCCCTACGCCTACGACAACGCGACGGAAACCCAGCCGCCCGCGAAGCGCGGCGTGGACGTCTTCACCCTGATCGTCGGGGTCGCGACGCTGCTCGTGTCGGCCTACGTCCTCTCGGACGGCGCGAGCTGGCTGCCGCAGTTCGACTTCCGCTGGGTGATCGCCGGCGGCGCGGTGTTCGTGGGGCTGCTGCTCCTCGGCGCGTCCTTCGGCAGCAAACGCCGCCGCTGAACCGAGAACACCACTCACTCTCGAGGCCCTGGATCCCACGCCGGGGCCTCGAGTCCTGTCTACGGGGAGGTCACTCCCACTCGATGGTGCCCGGCGGCTTGGACGTCACGTCCAGGACCACCCGGTTGACCTCCGCCACCTCGTTGGTGATGCGCGTGGAGATCCGCTCGAGGACGTCGTAGGGCAGCCGCGTCCAGTCCGCGGTCATCGCGTCTTCGGACGACACCGGGCGCAGGACCACCGGGTGGCCGTACGTGCGGCCGTCACCCTGGACGCCGACGCTGCGGACGTCCGCCAGGAGCACCACCGGGCACTGCCAGATGCTGCGGTCCAGCCCGGCCGCCGTCAGCTCCTCACGCGCGATCAGGTCGGCCGCGCGCAGGGTTTCCAGGCGCTCGGCGTCGACCGCGCCGATGATGCGGATGCCCAGGCCGGGGCCGGGGAACGGCTGGCGCTGCACGATCGTCTCGGGCAGGCCCAGCTCCGTGCCGACCTTGCGGACCTCGTCCTTGAACAGCAGCCGCAGCGGCTCGACCAGCTCGAACTGCAGGTCGTCCGGCAGGCCGCCGACGTTGTGGTGGCTCTTGATGTTGGCCGTGCCCTGGCCGCCGCCGGACTCGACGACATCCGGGTAGAGCGTGCCCTGGACCAGGAACTTGTAGTCGCCCTGGGCCTTGAGGTCGCGCTCGGCCTGCTCGAAGACGCGGATGAACTCGCGGCCGATGATCTTGCGCTTCTGCTCCGGGTCGGTGACGCCGGCGAGCGCGTCGAGGAACCGCTCGCGGGCGTCGATGGTGACCAGGTTGACGCCGGTGGCGGCGACGAAGTCGCGCTCGACCTGGGTGCGCTCGCCCGCGCGCAGCAGGCCGTGGTCGACGAACACGCAGGTCAGCCGGTCGCCGATGGCGCGCTGCACGAGCGCGGCCGCGACGGCGGAGTCGACGCCGCCCGACAGGCCGCAGATCGCGCGGCCGTCGCCGATCTGGTCGCTGATCCGCTGGATCTGCTCCTCGACGATCGAGGACGTCGTCCACTGCGGCTTGATGCCGGCGATGTCGTGCAGGAACCGGCGCAGCACCTCCTGGCCGTGCGGCGAGTGCGCGACCTCCGGGTGGTACTGGACACCGGCGAAGCGACGCTCGACGTCCTCGAAGCCGGCGACCTCGGCGCCGTCGGAGGAGGCGGTGACGACCGAGCCCTCCGGGGCCTTGGTGACGCTGTCGTTGTGGCTCATCCAGGCGGGCTGGTGCGCGGGCAGGCCGGCGTGGAGGACACCGCCGTCACCCGTCACGCGGACCTCGGTGCGGCCGAACTCGCGGACGCCGGTCGGCTCGACCACGCCGCCGAGCGCGCTGGCGAGCAGCTGGTGGCCGTAGCAGATGCCGAAGATCGGTACGCCCGCTTCGGTGAGCTTCGGGTCCATGCCCGGGGCGCCTTCGGCGTACACGCTCGAGGGGCCGCCGGAGAGGATGATCGCCGCGGGGTTCTTCGCGAGGATCTCTTCGGTGGACGCGTTGTGCGGCACGACCTCCGAGTAGATCTGTGCCTCCCGGACGCGCCGGGCGATCAGCTGCGCGTACTGCGCCCCGAAGTCCACGACGAGAACCGGACCGGTGGGACTGGGCACCTGACGACCTCCTGGCGACGCGGGGGATTCCCCTCCATCGTCCCAGGTGGGCCGGGTCACCCCGGTCCCGGCCCCGGTTGCGAACGAGGACAGCAGCTGTCCGCGAGGGGTTCTACGGTTCGGAGCATGGCTGTGAACTGGACGAAGGAACTGACCGAACAGCTCGACTTCCACTGGCGGGTGCACACGCGCCCGAAGCTCGAGGGCCTCACCGACGAGGAGTACCTGTGGGAGCCGGTCGCGGGCTGCTGGACCGTGCGCCCGCGGAAGTCCGACGACGAACCCGGCACGGGCCCGTTCACCATCGACTTCGCCTACCCCGAGCCGGTACCGCCGCCGGTGACGACGATCGCGTGGCGGCTCAACCACGTCCTCGTCGGCGTGCTGGGCATGCGCTCGGCGTCCCACTTCGGCGGCCCGGCGATGACGTACGGCGACTACCCGTACCCGGGGACGGCCGCCGAGGCGCTGGCCCTGCTGGACGAGTACTACGCCCGGTGGATCGAGGGGGTGAAGTCGCTCGACGAGGAAGCGCTCGCGCGGCCGTGCGGGCCGGCGGAGGGCCCGTACGCGCAGGAGTCGATGGCGACGCTGGTGCTGCACATCAGCCGGGAGATGATCCACCACTGCGCCGAGGTCCTGCTGCTGCGCGACCTCTACCGCAACCGCTGACCGAAGATCCTTGTAACACCGAGTCACCACCGGCCCGATTCACCCAGCATCGAGGGCGGCTCCGACCGGGGGCCCGCCGCCGCCGAGGGGACTCGCGCATGCTGTACCGACTCCGCCCGCCCGGCCGTGTGACCTGGTGTGACGTGCCCGGGTACGCGGTCTGCCGCGCCGACGACCAGCCGCCGCCCGACTGGGAACGGCTGTCGTGGGTGCCCGCCGAAACGCGCGCGTTCAGCAACGACCTGCTGCGGATCGCCGTCCGGCTCGGCGTGCGGTCGGGCAGCGGGATCGTCCTCGACGCCCGGCACACCGACGACCTGGGCCGGGCGGACCAGCTGCGCTGCGACCGGATCGCCGCCGCCCAGGCCCGGGCCGAACTGCGCAGCGGCGCGGGTGGGCAGCCGGTGGGGGTGCTCGGCCCGGACACCCGGTGGGAAGACCGGGAGTGGGAGCGCATCGAGGAAACGGCTCGCCGAGCCGAAGCGGATCTCGCCGAGATCCTCGCGCTGCCCGTGCAGCCGCACCTGGTCGCGCACTGGCGGCAGCTCGGCGGCCGGTACCCGGACTGAAAACCAACCGTCGTGAGTGAGAAACAGTGTTCTAACCCTGTTTCTCACTCACGACCGGGCGCGGCAGGAGCAGGAAGCCGAGCGCCATCCCGAGCAGGCACGGGAGGCCGTGGTTGTCGTGGACGACCGTGTCGGCCACGGACAGCACCGGCGCCGCGAACGCCATGATCCGGAACTGCACCGGCAGCACCACGCCGTAGCGGCGGGACGCCACCGTGACCACCACCGCCAGCGCGCCGATCAGGCCCACCACGCACATCGAGTTGCCCGCGCCGACCGGGTTGAGCCAGACGTAGCTCATGAACTGGCCGAACAGGCCGCAGCCGAAGTAGATCAGCAGCCACCGCGCGTGGCCGAACACGCGCTCCGCGAGCGTGCCGAACACGGCCAGCCAGACCAGGTTCGAGACCAGGCCGAACGTCCAGCCGTCCTGGAAGAACATGCCCGTCACCAGGCGGTACCACTCGCCGGCGTCGATGCGGGCCGCGTCGCGGACGACCGCGTCGTAGAGCGGCGGGTGGACCAGCTGCGCGATCCCGCACGCCAGCGTCACCAGGAACACCGAGGCCGTGACGAGCGGGAGCCGCGGCCCGGTCGCGAGGGCCCCGAACGGGTTGCGGGATGCGGTGCGCGTGGTCATGGACGAAAATCTAGGCGCGACAGCGCCGCCGCACCCCCGACGTTTGTCACGTTCCGCCCAGGAAAGGCCCTTGCATGCGAGCGACAGTGATCTACGGTGCCGGCGACGTCCGGGTCGAGACGGTTCCCGACCCGAAGCT
This genomic window from Amycolatopsis mongoliensis contains:
- a CDS encoding serine/threonine-protein kinase, whose amino-acid sequence is MSDEGRLVAGRYRIVGRIGTGAMGAVWQAHDEVLGRTVAIKQLLLQPHLDEHDAEDARQRTMREGRIAARLHHPNAISVFDVVTDDNGQPCLIMEYLNSTSLAAVLQERRTLPPTEVARIGAQVAAALREAHAVGIVHRDIKPGNILLGGNGVVKITDFGISRAKDDVTVTKTGMIAGTPAYLAPEVAIGGEPGPESDVFSLGSTLYAACEGQPPFGLSENTLSLLHAVAAGQINPPRQSGPLASVLAVLLHPEIEHRPTAEECEELLAAVARGELPLGGPSDETMMAPSAGVLGAAAVADPNATQMFDEVPAGHSGSLLDGQAPTQAVPYYDEDDYPEGTGYPEDDYDGYGHYREDDQQYAAGGVPPGLAATRAVPVPPHEQGPYADDRYDDYDDEPASPPPPRRPQTSPADDDDEKPGAWKRPAIIGGIVVVGLVALVVWLLSPNNPEAPAAPISSTKPTPVATSESQPSTTEEPTSTADVPPPVEETTSSKRTTSRQTEPEKTTTPSKTTSSKPTTSASEPTSPSSETSVPTSPPAG
- a CDS encoding PspC domain-containing protein, with the protein product MSGASETRAPKPNPLNGFEETVKDFWVSRPRRPHAGRKVAGVAAAIGYRYGIDPVVVRIALVVATIFGGFGVPFYLLGWLFLPGESDEVSGFEGLIGRGRSSVSPAFAVVLSVLTVISIGGSFSGSWFDGGGLISFALIAIALYLLHRNRGQENRPTPVVSRAHSTAFTGNGAFTMTDTATAAAEAKPGWDPLAADPAGWDLPEPPSAQPPSPAPPAYRRPERRRNSKVGSVTFALAVLTAGGGVLANLNGFDWFSAQHIIGLVLGVVGIGLVTGAFARGGRGLIGLAVPLAIAGMVLTTVPFENFDFRGGTGDLKVTPHSVTDVQPLYQHAAGNIDLDLTELPAGSPITTNVVNGAGDTKVIVPDTADVTYDCHTGAGSTECFDRSTDGISQDALTGTDYGTDGPGGQKITLHVKNSVGNVEVRRG
- a CDS encoding serine/threonine-protein kinase encodes the protein MSSEGTIVGGRFRLDQPIGRGRAGIVWLAFDTRLFRTVAMKRMYLPVGAGDRAEQARAGAMQEGKDAARIEHPSAIKVFDVLPDGQDVWLVMEYIPSRSMATFLAEHGRLTPDQAAQLGIQLGNALTAIHAAGFVHRTLEPGTVLLADDGGVKLTDIGISGGGPHAAYVAPEVARGLPPTPAADVFSLGATLYTSVEGVPPFGDDGQSSERPAQNAGVLTAALRKMLRTDPTTRPTMADTVRSLSAITEGRETAFIPPTAPGLQPPPPPPFNPGLAAAGPPMPPSGPQFQQQLPVAAPGYSSAEETQRMQPVPQPTQYVPGPQPQAQAQAWNLPVSKKTLITVAAILGAVLIGILVSELFFV
- a CDS encoding LysR family transcriptional regulator; this encodes MLDVRRMQVLRAVITSGSITAAARNLGYTPSAISQQLSALEREAGIELLERVGRGVRPTPAGALLSEHAETLSTELAKAEAALTELKEGRIGRVAIRYFATAGASLVPPAIAAVRREHPGVRLDLKLVEPDDPMTDVESGDADVAITVFPRKRPPRKGVELVHLLDDPYRAVLPKTHPLARKRVLDLTEFAEEPWVGVDGLPGICRDILESACASAGFAPNVVVESEDYQTAQGFVAAGIGVGLIPELGLGAQHPGVVVRKIRNPEPVRAIHAAVASRAWGHPAVHTLLEAMRAATAKVA
- a CDS encoding response regulator, giving the protein MTDSQREPVKVFLVDDHALFRAGVRTELDSITDEVRVVGEAGSVAEAVAGIARTKPQVVLLDVHMPDGGGAEVLRRVRPELPDVVFLALSVSDAAEDVIAVIRAGARGYVTKTISSKELVRAVVRVADGDAVFSPRLAGFVLDAFADRPGSAPISDPELDLLTPRERDVLRLLARGYAYKEIASELFISVKTVETHVSSVLRKTQLSNRYELSRWASDRRLV
- a CDS encoding ATP-binding protein translates to MTMDHVQEALDHVATDQVAIPDKPKMFRRRSGRAIAGVAGGLADHLGVPVVWVRTAFALLAALNGAGLLAYGLLWVFVQQQTEETAKAPTSKERQQAFGLIALGVGLAVASGTLTGFISGWVAVPLAVAMIGLAVVWREADESQRRRWRVGAKDGFAGAFLGGGGWSAAIRIVAGVALVITGIGVVALRSGSLDQVQFALIAVIATLIGVAVLTIPFWLRLVRDLSDERKARIRTDERAEIAAHLHDSVLQTLALIQKQSEQPREVARLARSQERELRGWLYGPNGYGKPAEMDEETATTGQLSEALATACGEVEDTFAISVGQVVVGDAELDDSLVALVQAAREAIVNAAKHAGVEEVSVFAEVEPTSVTVFVRDRGKGFDPDLVPDDRHGLADSIRGRMTRHGGTCKVRTAPGEGTEVQLAMPVKAGKGAA
- a CDS encoding DinB family protein, giving the protein MAVNWTKELTEQLDFHWRVHTRPKLEGLTDEEYLWEPVAGCWTVRPRKSDDEPGTGPFTIDFAYPEPVPPPVTTIAWRLNHVLVGVLGMRSASHFGGPAMTYGDYPYPGTAAEALALLDEYYARWIEGVKSLDEEALARPCGPAEGPYAQESMATLVLHISREMIHHCAEVLLLRDLYRNR
- a CDS encoding DMT family transporter; translation: MGETKTLLRIGALALMWGSSFFWIKLGLGMFSPVQLVLARLVLGAAMLLVLCRLQRARLPRDRRMWGHLAVAAFFHNALPFLLFAIGETTVDSGITGVLNSTTPLWVLLAAPMMGTSSRMTGTRLAGLLVGLGGILLIFAPWQASGLLSWGALACLAAAASYGFAFVYEGKYLSSSTSSPYAISAGQMVLASGMLVLALPAGGFTPVHVSAGPLLAVLVLGIGSTGIAFALNYQLLASEGAVAASVVGYLLPVVSVLLGAVFLGEHLNLRVIAGMVVVLGGVALTRLPKPGRVAVEVPGDQADGLGDDTTGRAPRPLAPLAD
- the guaA gene encoding glutamine-hydrolyzing GMP synthase, with product MPSPTGPVLVVDFGAQYAQLIARRVREAQIYSEVVPHNASTEEILAKNPAAIILSGGPSSVYAEGAPGMDPKLTEAGVPIFGICYGHQLLASALGGVVEPTGVREFGRTEVRVTGDGGVLHAGLPAHQPAWMSHNDSVTKAPEGSVVTASSDGAEVAGFEDVERRFAGVQYHPEVAHSPHGQEVLRRFLHDIAGIKPQWTTSSIVEEQIQRISDQIGDGRAICGLSGGVDSAVAAALVQRAIGDRLTCVFVDHGLLRAGERTQVERDFVAATGVNLVTIDARERFLDALAGVTDPEQKRKIIGREFIRVFEQAERDLKAQGDYKFLVQGTLYPDVVESGGGQGTANIKSHHNVGGLPDDLQFELVEPLRLLFKDEVRKVGTELGLPETIVQRQPFPGPGLGIRIIGAVDAERLETLRAADLIAREELTAAGLDRSIWQCPVVLLADVRSVGVQGDGRTYGHPVVLRPVSSEDAMTADWTRLPYDVLERISTRITNEVAEVNRVVLDVTSKPPGTIEWE
- a CDS encoding rhomboid family intramembrane serine protease; the protein is MTTRTASRNPFGALATGPRLPLVTASVFLVTLACGIAQLVHPPLYDAVVRDAARIDAGEWYRLVTGMFFQDGWTFGLVSNLVWLAVFGTLAERVFGHARWLLIYFGCGLFGQFMSYVWLNPVGAGNSMCVVGLIGALAVVVTVASRRYGVVLPVQFRIMAFAAPVLSVADTVVHDNHGLPCLLGMALGFLLLPRPVVSEKQG